In Desulfofundulus luciae, one DNA window encodes the following:
- a CDS encoding 4Fe-4S dicluster domain-containing protein, with protein sequence MSKYYLYQDEKRCISCRSCEVQCKVNKGIDVGPKPNQVVVVGPVKIDSRPKATNVFIACFHCEEPWCVPACPTGAVQKRAKDGIVFIDQELCVGCKSCIMACPWGAPQWDVKKGKAVKCDYCKDRIDAGLKPACVTACPTSSLLFGPAERMPDIKRVRYVHQIVTVGHS encoded by the coding sequence ATGAGCAAGTATTACCTGTACCAGGACGAAAAAAGATGCATTTCCTGCCGCAGCTGTGAAGTCCAGTGCAAGGTCAACAAGGGGATTGATGTGGGGCCAAAACCGAACCAGGTGGTGGTGGTAGGCCCGGTTAAGATAGATAGTCGGCCGAAGGCAACCAATGTTTTTATCGCTTGCTTCCATTGTGAGGAACCCTGGTGCGTACCGGCCTGTCCCACCGGCGCCGTGCAGAAACGTGCCAAGGACGGCATTGTGTTCATTGACCAGGAGTTATGTGTGGGGTGCAAGAGCTGCATCATGGCCTGCCCATGGGGGGCGCCCCAATGGGACGTTAAGAAAGGCAAGGCCGTAAAATGCGATTACTGCAAAGACCGTATTGATGCGGGGCTCAAGCCGGCATGCGTTACCGCCTGTCCCACCAGCAGCCTCCTCTTTGGCCCGGCCGAGCGCATGCCGGACATAAAACGAGTCCGCTATGTCCACCAAATAGTTACGGTGGGGCATAGTTAA
- a CDS encoding FAD-dependent oxidoreductase, giving the protein MAKVTCSVKKAEEIVKSYLDFYRLCGQCRSNLNTALNLLGRIRSGKARLGDLEGLLTLVNRLHLTCHCGQGKRVAPEVMNILREDRDDFIVHIENRVCPASECPQLVLAPCQAACPAGIDIPNYVALVGQGKYTEALQLILEDVPLPGVLGRICEHPCERACRRGEVDAPISICALKRLAYDQVREIREKINLFSLRPVRKSDKKVAVVGSGPAGLSCAYFLAKRGYAVTIFEAMPEPGGMLAYGIPPYRLPREVLRDEISRIQAMGVEIRLNSPITGEYGIEALMKDGYAAVFLGTGAWKGSIPIPNHECFKGVMDGVTFLRTVNQSLLTGTGEPEVEVRGKRVVVVGGGNVAIDAARVARRLGAREVRIIYRRTRREMPALDEEIEAAEREGVILGYLISPTGLGGQDRRLQYIECIRNTLSEPDATGRCWPVPIKNSEFKMEADIVIFAVGQKPDLSFINEGRESPDVLVSRDRIVVNPDTMETSRPGVFAGGDVVTGPASAIKAVAAGKRAAAAIDAYLRGEKPSAAIKYPVKRKIAALMQVTAQEKSHSRVYSFEEQYLPAKQHTFEEVMEGLGPEAGAVEAGRCLRCDLCIACGKCVDTCRKVGAEAIQLGYVEGSRGTATDFARPGDKCIGCGSCSVNCPTGAITINDEGGFREMRMGGTLMSRLELFTCRICGQPYATSKHLDFVNERLKDCPSRLHSTTDICPDCLRRVWAHQICGREFHPVDWTELVSMGLEQEALETEKDTVEIFWTSREEREVMERIRPQMQKIHALVSELSTVVHGPGRLSLEAGRILKMITDVAEQVNLLALNASIEAVRIGGQGNEFSALLNEVHELAAQSTRVATEIGVFTHRVRQEISSGAGGENDAGDGSFAAGEGVLLTVETRKHFNDIVQHVENVIRQVGRVARIAGELSARQEETVLVEEKSA; this is encoded by the coding sequence ATGGCAAAAGTTACCTGCAGCGTTAAAAAGGCAGAGGAAATTGTAAAATCCTATTTAGATTTTTACAGGCTTTGCGGCCAGTGCCGCTCAAATCTAAACACGGCTTTAAACCTGCTGGGCAGGATACGGAGCGGAAAGGCTCGCCTTGGTGACCTGGAGGGCCTGCTGACATTGGTTAACAGGTTGCACCTTACGTGCCACTGCGGCCAGGGTAAGCGTGTGGCGCCGGAAGTTATGAATATTTTACGGGAAGACAGGGACGATTTCATTGTGCACATTGAGAACCGGGTATGTCCCGCTTCCGAGTGTCCCCAGTTGGTGCTCGCACCCTGCCAGGCGGCCTGTCCGGCAGGTATCGATATCCCAAATTATGTTGCACTGGTAGGACAGGGCAAGTATACCGAAGCTTTGCAGCTAATATTGGAGGATGTTCCCTTGCCCGGTGTTCTGGGGCGTATTTGCGAACATCCCTGTGAGCGTGCCTGTCGCAGGGGTGAGGTTGACGCACCCATATCTATCTGTGCCCTGAAAAGGCTGGCTTACGACCAGGTCCGGGAGATCAGGGAAAAAATAAACCTTTTTTCGCTGCGACCCGTAAGAAAATCCGACAAGAAAGTTGCAGTGGTCGGTTCAGGCCCTGCCGGCCTGTCCTGCGCCTATTTCCTGGCTAAGAGAGGTTACGCCGTAACTATCTTTGAAGCCATGCCCGAGCCGGGGGGAATGCTCGCCTACGGCATTCCCCCGTACCGGCTTCCCCGGGAAGTTCTCCGGGATGAAATATCCCGCATCCAGGCCATGGGCGTGGAGATCAGGTTGAACAGCCCAATTACCGGGGAATACGGAATTGAGGCTTTGATGAAAGACGGTTACGCGGCAGTGTTTTTAGGTACCGGAGCCTGGAAAGGCTCCATCCCCATCCCCAATCATGAGTGCTTCAAGGGTGTTATGGACGGGGTGACCTTTCTCAGGACAGTAAACCAAAGTTTGTTGACGGGAACCGGTGAACCTGAGGTGGAGGTCCGCGGCAAGAGAGTGGTTGTTGTGGGCGGCGGCAACGTGGCCATTGACGCCGCACGGGTAGCCCGGCGTCTTGGGGCCCGGGAAGTGAGGATCATTTACCGGCGGACGCGCCGGGAAATGCCTGCTCTGGATGAAGAAATAGAAGCGGCCGAAAGGGAAGGAGTAATCCTGGGATACCTTATTTCTCCCACGGGGCTGGGGGGTCAGGACCGGCGTCTCCAGTACATTGAGTGCATACGCAATACTTTGAGCGAGCCCGATGCAACCGGCCGCTGCTGGCCGGTCCCCATCAAGAATTCAGAGTTCAAGATGGAAGCCGACATAGTTATTTTTGCCGTAGGTCAGAAGCCGGACCTTTCATTTATCAATGAGGGGCGGGAGTCACCGGATGTACTGGTTTCCCGGGATCGTATTGTCGTCAATCCGGATACCATGGAAACATCCCGGCCGGGAGTTTTTGCAGGGGGCGATGTTGTTACCGGGCCCGCAAGCGCCATCAAGGCCGTTGCTGCCGGGAAACGAGCGGCTGCCGCTATAGATGCCTATTTGCGTGGAGAAAAACCTTCAGCCGCCATAAAGTATCCGGTTAAAAGAAAAATTGCCGCCCTTATGCAGGTTACTGCTCAGGAAAAAAGTCACTCCCGGGTCTATTCCTTTGAGGAACAGTACCTGCCCGCGAAACAACATACGTTTGAGGAAGTAATGGAGGGTCTTGGACCGGAAGCCGGTGCGGTGGAAGCAGGCAGGTGCCTGCGGTGCGATCTTTGCATTGCCTGCGGGAAATGTGTTGATACCTGCCGCAAAGTGGGGGCAGAAGCCATTCAACTGGGTTACGTTGAAGGCAGCAGGGGAACTGCAACTGATTTTGCACGCCCGGGCGATAAATGTATCGGATGTGGCAGTTGTTCCGTTAATTGTCCTACCGGGGCCATAACCATAAACGATGAAGGCGGCTTCAGGGAAATGCGCATGGGCGGGACGCTGATGAGCCGTCTGGAACTGTTTACCTGCCGGATTTGCGGTCAACCCTATGCCACATCAAAACATCTTGACTTTGTGAATGAACGTTTAAAAGATTGCCCGAGCCGCCTCCACAGCACAACCGATATATGTCCCGACTGCTTACGCCGGGTATGGGCCCACCAAATCTGCGGCAGGGAGTTCCACCCGGTAGATTGGACCGAACTGGTTTCCATGGGGTTGGAACAAGAAGCTCTGGAAACAGAAAAAGATACGGTTGAAATCTTCTGGACTTCCCGGGAGGAACGGGAGGTCATGGAGCGGATAAGGCCCCAGATGCAGAAAATTCATGCTCTGGTCAGTGAACTGTCTACGGTTGTCCATGGCCCCGGCCGGCTCTCTTTAGAAGCGGGTCGGATCCTGAAAATGATTACCGATGTGGCTGAACAGGTCAACCTGCTCGCTCTCAACGCTTCAATTGAAGCCGTCAGGATTGGGGGCCAGGGAAACGAATTTTCCGCATTGTTGAATGAGGTGCATGAACTGGCCGCACAATCCACCCGGGTGGCGACGGAGATTGGTGTTTTCACCCACAGGGTGCGGCAGGAGATTTCCTCCGGCGCTGGCGGGGAGAACGATGCCGGTGACGGCAGTTTTGCCGCGGGGGAGGGTGTCCTGCTTACCGTTGAAACGAGAAAGCACTTCAATGACATTGTGCAACATGTAGAGAACGTTATCCGGCAGGTGGGGAGGGTGGCCCGCATTGCCGGGGAATTAAGTGCCAGGCAGGAGGAAACTGTCCTGGTCGAGGAAAAGTCGGCCTAG